One part of the Oligoflexus sp. genome encodes these proteins:
- a CDS encoding SAM-dependent methyltransferase: protein MNRQERKIQEQLAIPTNLLDAGLSRRPWSNLGDWSRTLDYSAACHALACRVGRAAELGPSDTLLELACGYGASLDVWSEVFGVRVVDVIERQTRALASLDSDRPEALRDLWQADLNSILSQKMPWPKDTSYDAIVVVDAAYHFTGLRAFLEGSSGRLRSGGRLAFTTLVMGSNWAQAKSWQKSLVFKLAAGALIPAASLVAEEELPDLFGAAGFHALECENLDREVLEGFTRFVGRRRGELKGRERCSAGWWKVEATAAAARQLLRTGLLHYVLLKAVKS, encoded by the coding sequence GTGAATCGCCAGGAACGGAAGATCCAGGAGCAACTCGCGATCCCGACGAATTTGCTCGATGCAGGACTTTCGAGGCGCCCCTGGTCGAATCTGGGCGACTGGTCCAGGACGCTTGATTACAGTGCGGCCTGCCATGCTTTGGCCTGCCGCGTAGGTCGCGCTGCCGAACTCGGGCCTTCCGACACTCTGCTTGAACTGGCCTGTGGTTACGGCGCGAGCCTTGACGTTTGGTCCGAGGTCTTTGGCGTTCGGGTGGTCGATGTCATCGAACGGCAGACGCGGGCTCTGGCTTCACTGGACAGTGATCGCCCCGAAGCCTTGCGTGATCTGTGGCAGGCCGATCTGAATTCGATTCTGTCGCAAAAGATGCCTTGGCCAAAGGACACGTCATACGATGCGATAGTGGTCGTGGATGCGGCCTATCACTTTACTGGCTTGCGCGCTTTTCTTGAAGGAAGCAGCGGAAGACTGCGATCCGGCGGCCGCCTCGCTTTCACCACGCTTGTCATGGGGTCAAACTGGGCCCAGGCAAAATCCTGGCAAAAAAGCCTTGTTTTCAAGCTTGCCGCAGGCGCCCTTATTCCCGCCGCGAGTCTGGTGGCCGAAGAGGAACTGCCAGACTTATTCGGCGCCGCGGGATTTCATGCACTCGAATGCGAGAATCTCGATCGCGAGGTGCTCGAAGGATTCACTCGTTTTGTCGGGCGACGACGCGGGGAATTGAAGGGGCGGGAGCGATGTTCAGCCGGCTGGTGGAAAGTCGAAGCGACAGCGGCCGCAGCCCGCCAACTCTTGCGCACAGGCCTTCTGCATTATGTCCTGCTGAAGGCGGTCAAGAGTTGA
- a CDS encoding FAD-dependent oxidoreductase gives MQQRIGVIGGGMAGLAAAWICRRAGHEVTIFESQARRGMDAHTLDVAHAAGSGWVDVPLRVMSPHAWGNVLALSESVGVATFNVDTFVSCSWLDQDTWLRTSRLGIGKTGLPFVGSWRYLGPSTWKIILGLRQLSACTRELVESGDQTETLGSVARRYRFDPLFFRGLVLPLLATICTCREQYLLEWPARDLLLLLHKILHGLPLLRFKGGTRMLADALSRDLNFCSGSPVAKLEPDAAGVVVENLAGQGGRFDRVILATQANQTAFLNRELFARELDVLGRFEFDSGELVVHRDPRFMPKRRSDWTALNYLMGRDLKESMFTVWVNPVEPSLAQAEPIFQTWNPILPLAPGTIMSRLPLQRAVTTARNREAWKDLQRLHAEADRRVFFCGSWAAAGVPLLESAVRSAMAVTQQLGMETPWLQKPKAEEAGYRTMAQYILGATP, from the coding sequence ATGCAGCAAAGGATAGGCGTCATCGGAGGTGGAATGGCGGGGCTGGCGGCGGCCTGGATCTGTCGCCGCGCTGGTCATGAAGTCACTATTTTTGAAAGCCAGGCGCGGCGCGGTATGGACGCGCACACCCTGGATGTTGCGCATGCGGCAGGATCAGGCTGGGTCGACGTGCCTCTGCGCGTCATGAGCCCTCATGCCTGGGGCAATGTGCTGGCGCTGAGCGAAAGTGTGGGTGTCGCGACTTTCAACGTAGATACGTTCGTCAGCTGCAGTTGGCTTGATCAGGACACCTGGCTTCGCACCAGCCGTCTTGGAATCGGCAAGACCGGCCTGCCCTTTGTGGGCTCATGGCGTTATCTCGGACCGAGCACCTGGAAAATCATTCTCGGTCTTCGTCAACTCAGCGCCTGCACGCGCGAACTGGTTGAATCGGGCGATCAAACGGAAACATTGGGCTCGGTCGCAAGGCGCTATCGCTTCGATCCCTTGTTTTTCCGTGGCCTCGTTCTGCCTTTGCTCGCGACCATCTGCACCTGTCGGGAACAATATCTTTTGGAATGGCCGGCGCGCGATTTGCTTCTGCTCCTGCACAAGATTCTGCACGGCCTGCCTCTTCTTCGTTTCAAGGGCGGCACGCGCATGCTTGCCGATGCGCTCAGTCGCGATCTGAACTTCTGCAGCGGCAGCCCCGTAGCGAAATTGGAGCCCGATGCAGCGGGCGTCGTCGTGGAAAACCTTGCGGGGCAGGGCGGGCGTTTCGATCGCGTGATCCTTGCGACCCAGGCGAATCAAACAGCTTTTTTAAATCGTGAGCTGTTCGCGCGCGAACTGGATGTGCTCGGACGTTTTGAATTTGATTCGGGGGAACTCGTCGTTCATCGCGATCCGCGTTTCATGCCTAAACGCAGGAGCGATTGGACGGCTTTGAATTACCTGATGGGCCGGGATCTCAAGGAATCCATGTTCACCGTGTGGGTGAATCCGGTCGAACCTTCCCTCGCTCAGGCTGAGCCGATTTTTCAAACATGGAATCCCATACTCCCGCTCGCGCCGGGCACGATCATGAGCCGCCTCCCCTTGCAAAGAGCGGTCACGACTGCGCGCAATCGCGAAGCCTGGAAGGATTTGCAACGTTTGCATGCCGAAGCTGATCGCCGGGTCTTCTTCTGCGGCTCCTGGGCAGCTGCAGGCGTGCCTTTGCTGGAATCCGCGGTGCGGTCGGCCATGGCCGTCACGCAGCAGCTTGGTATGGAAACACCCTGGCTGCAAAAACCCAAGGCGGAGGAGGCCGGCTATCGCACCATGGCCCAGTATATTCTGGGTGCCACACCGTGA
- a CDS encoding DUF6279 family lipoprotein, whose protein sequence is MSKGKLLRWVLMALACLTLLSACSLRKVIISQLDWFLMRKMDHYFDLTDQQYEQFSKKGKTHLNWFGETQIPGLILEIERIRATQAPLDPAYMKNLLDERSRSLWNAMADRMAADAAELFRQLTPQQFDHFEKALEEDSEDYVEIVQLPPGKFKKAYRDLQDEIMDKMENWVGPLTDEQKARIVAITAMSQEDYAREVSILVEIKKEFLRQVKEKVKEGGVEAFLKSWARQPNIRGERYAMYQDWQVTRQLNLWIEMEKMVTEKQRKHREEKLAQLISDLKIIQSTVF, encoded by the coding sequence ATGTCCAAGGGAAAACTACTGCGCTGGGTTCTGATGGCATTGGCTTGCCTCACTCTTTTGTCCGCATGCTCGCTGCGAAAGGTCATCATCAGCCAGCTCGATTGGTTTTTGATGCGAAAGATGGATCATTATTTCGATCTCACCGACCAGCAGTACGAACAGTTCAGCAAAAAGGGCAAGACCCATCTGAACTGGTTTGGTGAGACCCAGATTCCCGGGCTCATTCTGGAGATCGAACGCATACGCGCGACGCAGGCTCCCCTTGATCCGGCTTATATGAAAAACCTTTTGGATGAACGCTCCCGCTCCCTCTGGAATGCCATGGCCGATCGAATGGCCGCCGATGCGGCTGAATTATTCCGTCAGCTGACGCCGCAGCAGTTTGATCATTTTGAAAAGGCGCTGGAAGAGGACTCCGAGGACTACGTGGAAATCGTCCAGCTGCCTCCGGGAAAATTCAAGAAGGCTTATCGTGATCTTCAGGACGAGATCATGGATAAAATGGAAAATTGGGTCGGTCCACTGACGGATGAGCAGAAAGCCAGGATCGTCGCCATCACCGCGATGAGCCAGGAGGATTATGCCCGCGAGGTCAGCATCCTGGTCGAGATCAAAAAGGAATTCCTGCGCCAGGTCAAAGAGAAAGTAAAAGAGGGCGGCGTCGAAGCCTTTTTGAAAAGTTGGGCGCGCCAGCCGAATATAAGGGGTGAACGCTATGCCATGTATCAAGACTGGCAGGTGACGCGGCAGCTTAACCTATGGATTGAAATGGAAAAAATGGTGACCGAAAAGCAGCGGAAGCATCGCGAAGAGAAACTGGCCCAACTCATCAGCGATCTTAAAATCATCCAATCCACAGTATTTTAA
- a CDS encoding adenylate/guanylate cyclase domain-containing protein, which translates to MSQSLPEDTRGRRAAWMRWQTPEDRSPNNRAYLICKIAYLFGATVHGAWIILFFMLDISILGWFNVGSTLLFLFLLWLNERGHVLLTSTLALCEVVAHQACAVIFIGWDAGFQYYLGLSLMLPFLIQPTHLHLKIVFACLAAFTFIYLDMNWRKVEPIYQLSPLILTRLGIINTSLTALNIVTWTHIFNRNAERAKVLAMTERRKAERLLCNILPASVVERLKNNQEVIADHVDEATILFADLVDFTRVASEFAPRDLIELLNELFSRFDDLIESFGLEKIKTIGDAYMVASGVPDPRTDHAEVMARLALAMLDELRTYNQERGFQLDIRIGLHSGPVVGGVIGKKRLIYDLWGDTVNIAARFQAQATINGIHISEATRRYLGSEFLVAERGVFAVKGKGDMQSYSLEGRTAVQASDQTA; encoded by the coding sequence ATGAGCCAAAGCTTGCCTGAGGATACTCGCGGGCGTCGAGCCGCCTGGATGCGTTGGCAAACCCCAGAGGACAGAAGTCCGAACAATCGCGCCTATCTTATTTGCAAGATAGCCTATCTCTTCGGTGCCACGGTTCATGGGGCCTGGATTATTCTCTTCTTCATGCTCGACATCTCCATCCTCGGCTGGTTCAACGTCGGGAGCACCTTGTTATTTCTTTTTCTGCTCTGGCTCAACGAGCGGGGGCATGTTCTGCTTACGTCGACGCTCGCTCTTTGTGAAGTCGTGGCGCATCAGGCCTGTGCTGTTATTTTTATCGGCTGGGATGCCGGTTTTCAGTACTATCTCGGCCTCTCGCTGATGCTGCCCTTTCTGATTCAGCCCACCCACCTGCATCTGAAGATCGTTTTCGCCTGCCTCGCGGCCTTCACCTTCATCTATCTCGACATGAACTGGCGCAAGGTGGAACCCATTTATCAGCTTTCCCCGCTGATTTTAACGAGGCTCGGGATCATCAATACCTCGCTCACCGCTCTGAATATCGTCACGTGGACTCATATCTTCAATCGCAATGCGGAACGGGCCAAAGTCCTGGCCATGACCGAGCGTCGCAAGGCCGAGCGCCTGCTCTGCAACATCCTTCCCGCCTCGGTCGTGGAGCGGCTCAAAAACAATCAGGAAGTCATAGCCGATCATGTGGATGAAGCTACCATCCTCTTTGCTGATCTCGTCGATTTCACGCGGGTCGCCTCGGAATTCGCGCCGCGGGATCTGATCGAACTGCTCAATGAACTTTTTTCCCGCTTTGATGATCTGATCGAATCCTTCGGGCTGGAAAAAATCAAAACCATAGGCGACGCTTACATGGTGGCGTCAGGTGTCCCGGACCCCAGGACCGATCATGCGGAGGTCATGGCCCGTCTGGCTCTGGCCATGCTCGATGAACTGCGGACCTATAATCAGGAGCGCGGCTTCCAGTTGGACATTCGCATCGGTCTTCACTCCGGCCCGGTGGTCGGAGGCGTGATCGGCAAGAAACGTTTGATCTATGATCTTTGGGGGGACACGGTTAACATAGCCGCTCGATTCCAGGCCCAGGCCACGATCAATGGGATTCATATCAGCGAGGCCACGCGGCGGTATCTCGGCTCTGAATTCCTGGTTGCAGAGCGGGGCGTGTTCGCGGTTAAAGGCAAAGGTGACATGCAGTCCTATAGCCTTGAGGGCAGGACAGCTGTGCAGGCTTCGGACCAGACAGCTTGA
- a CDS encoding response regulator transcription factor: MSESKTFCWHGSLCLLVEDQPQFGAFLQQAVELAFPGIKVIRFMSLRETRMWLDATRISSSLQFALIDLGLPDGSGVELIRELSARWPEVLNVVVTIFREDSCLFEAIAAGAFGYILKDECQDLMVDTLRRLQRREPPISPSIARRLLAHFQSPRLLANPSVHLTAREKQTLTLLVRGFTVAEVAKHLALSPQTVSGYVKIIHQKLHVSNRAEAVREALRLGLV; the protein is encoded by the coding sequence ATGTCGGAATCCAAAACTTTCTGCTGGCATGGTTCCCTCTGTCTTTTGGTTGAGGATCAACCACAGTTCGGCGCTTTCCTTCAGCAGGCTGTGGAGCTTGCCTTTCCGGGAATCAAGGTCATCAGATTCATGAGTCTGCGGGAAACTCGAATGTGGCTGGACGCGACCAGGATCTCCTCATCGCTGCAGTTCGCCCTCATCGATCTTGGACTCCCCGACGGTTCCGGCGTGGAACTCATCCGCGAGCTTTCCGCCAGATGGCCCGAGGTTCTGAATGTGGTGGTGACGATTTTTCGAGAGGACTCTTGTCTCTTTGAAGCCATCGCAGCTGGTGCCTTTGGTTATATCCTGAAAGATGAATGCCAGGACCTCATGGTGGATACGCTGCGGCGCCTGCAACGGCGGGAGCCGCCGATTTCCCCTTCGATAGCCCGCCGGCTCCTGGCGCATTTCCAATCGCCCCGCTTGCTGGCGAATCCATCCGTCCATCTCACCGCCCGGGAAAAGCAGACTCTGACTCTCCTCGTGCGCGGCTTCACAGTTGCCGAAGTGGCAAAGCACCTGGCGCTCAGCCCGCAGACTGTGTCGGGCTACGTGAAGATCATCCATCAGAAGCTTCATGTCTCGAATCGAGCCGAGGCGGTGCGGGAAGCGCTGCGCCTCGGCCTTGTATGA